One Roseomonas sp. OT10 DNA window includes the following coding sequences:
- a CDS encoding IclR family transcriptional regulator: MSSVLDRALRLLEMLSLHADGLPLHVLADTLDIPRSATHRLLTELVQQGYVRQEREGGPYLLTIRLVSLGLTYLARNGIPDIAQPIVDRLAFRHGELCRLGIVSGGELIWVTKCQGARDGLRYDPDDGAVAHLSSTANGHAWLSTMSDEAAMAMVSRQGFGEPQRLGRNAPATVQALLERLRLARERGYAVMTEGFAPGTAAIAIPVRQPDTQEVIGVLSLAGPLVRLDEARMHALAPELREASLEMGEASRGSRFFSDRRPEPARIDAAA; encoded by the coding sequence ATGAGCAGCGTCCTCGACCGTGCCCTGCGGCTGCTGGAGATGCTGTCGCTGCATGCCGACGGGCTGCCGCTGCACGTCCTGGCGGATACGCTGGACATCCCGCGCAGCGCCACGCACCGGCTGCTGACCGAGCTGGTGCAGCAGGGCTACGTCCGCCAGGAGCGCGAAGGCGGGCCCTACCTGCTCACCATCCGGCTCGTCTCGCTGGGCCTGACCTACCTCGCCCGCAACGGCATCCCCGACATCGCCCAGCCGATCGTGGACCGGCTGGCCTTCCGCCATGGCGAGCTGTGCCGGCTGGGCATCGTCAGCGGCGGGGAGCTGATCTGGGTGACGAAGTGCCAGGGGGCGCGGGACGGGCTGCGCTACGACCCCGATGACGGGGCGGTGGCGCATCTCTCCTCCACCGCCAATGGCCACGCCTGGCTCTCCACCATGTCGGACGAGGCGGCGATGGCGATGGTCAGCCGCCAGGGCTTCGGCGAGCCGCAGCGCCTCGGCCGCAACGCGCCCGCGACGGTGCAGGCCCTGCTGGAGCGGCTGCGCCTGGCGCGGGAGCGAGGCTATGCCGTCATGACGGAAGGCTTCGCGCCAGGCACGGCCGCCATCGCCATCCCCGTGCGGCAGCCGGACACGCAGGAGGTGATCGGCGTGCTGAGCCTCGCCGGCCCCCTCGTGCGGCTGGACGAGGCACGCATGCACGCCCTGGCGCCGGAGCTGCGCGAGGCGTCGCTGGAGATGGGCGAGGCCAGCCGTGGCTCGCGCTTCTTCTCCGATCGGCGGCCGGAGCCGGCGCGGATCGACGCGGCGGCCTGA
- a CDS encoding ABC transporter substrate-binding protein, producing the protein MTAFRAPGLGRRTALAGSAAILAAPWIRSARAAEDTIKLGLVFAKQGTWTEQGEQLVSGARIALEQAGGKALGRPVELVWLDEPSPQVAQQNMQKLVEEEKVAAVIGGTNSGTSLAMASVAKRAKVPYITPNAAAREITGKDCNRYTFRVLTTTPVASRAMAPHLTAIGKKWYFLTASYAFGQDIYTSMKGLLEEAGGREVARDNTPLGTTDFSSFILKIRSARPDVVVAGLPGGDLSTFLKQYGEMGMKGRIPVACPIIGDADLWAIGPQAATGIFGKPWHFSDPTNPEADRTFAAAYQARHNKPAADKAWLGWMSMRTLLGGIEQAKSVKPQDIVAALETARFPDGAVDAYYRSWDHQMLRRCLVMKVKERITDRWDWLDLLAQAPEKPGELEALYGTQAEIGCQMEAP; encoded by the coding sequence ATGACCGCATTCCGTGCGCCCGGCCTCGGGCGACGCACCGCACTGGCCGGCTCGGCCGCCATCCTGGCCGCGCCCTGGATCCGCTCGGCCCGCGCGGCCGAGGATACGATCAAGCTCGGCCTGGTCTTCGCGAAGCAGGGCACCTGGACCGAGCAGGGGGAGCAGCTGGTCAGCGGCGCCCGGATCGCGCTGGAGCAGGCCGGCGGCAAGGCGTTGGGCCGGCCGGTCGAGCTGGTCTGGCTGGACGAGCCGAGCCCGCAGGTGGCGCAGCAGAACATGCAGAAGCTGGTCGAGGAGGAGAAGGTCGCGGCCGTGATCGGCGGCACCAACAGCGGCACCTCCCTCGCCATGGCCTCGGTCGCCAAGCGCGCGAAGGTGCCCTACATCACGCCGAACGCGGCGGCGCGCGAGATCACCGGCAAGGACTGCAACCGCTATACCTTCCGGGTGCTGACGACGACGCCCGTCGCCTCCCGCGCCATGGCGCCACACCTGACCGCCATCGGCAAGAAGTGGTACTTCCTCACCGCCTCCTATGCCTTCGGCCAGGACATCTACACCTCGATGAAGGGGCTGCTGGAGGAAGCGGGCGGCCGCGAGGTGGCGCGCGACAACACGCCGCTGGGCACCACCGACTTCTCCTCCTTCATCCTCAAGATCCGCTCGGCGCGGCCGGACGTGGTGGTGGCGGGGCTGCCGGGCGGCGACCTCTCCACCTTCCTCAAGCAGTACGGCGAGATGGGCATGAAGGGCCGCATCCCCGTGGCCTGCCCGATCATCGGCGACGCCGACCTCTGGGCCATCGGGCCGCAGGCGGCGACGGGCATCTTCGGCAAGCCCTGGCACTTCAGCGACCCGACCAACCCGGAGGCCGACCGCACCTTCGCCGCCGCCTACCAGGCGCGCCACAACAAGCCCGCCGCGGACAAGGCCTGGCTGGGCTGGATGAGCATGCGCACCCTTCTGGGCGGGATCGAGCAGGCGAAGTCGGTGAAGCCGCAGGACATCGTCGCCGCGCTGGAAACGGCGCGCTTCCCGGACGGGGCGGTGGACGCCTACTACCGGTCCTGGGACCACCAGATGCTGCGCCGCTGCCTGGTGATGAAGGTGAAGGAGCGCATCACCGACCGCTGGGACTGGCTCGACCTGCTGGCCCAGGCGCCGGAGAAGCCGGGCGAGCTGGAGGCGCTCTACGGCACCCAGGCGGAGATCGGCTGCCAGATGGAAGCGCCCTGA
- a CDS encoding shikimate dehydrogenase family protein, with the protein MAELPAAPAGAIRLDGATRLHVIIGDPIAQVKSPDGVSRALAARGLNAVLVPIQVPPDAVAGFVRGASLARNLDGIIVTVPHKFAAASLCDTLTDRARFLGAVNVMRRNPDGGWHGDMTDGEGHVASLRAGGCEPAGRRALLVGSGGAGTAIALALHEAGVAELAIHDADAARRDQLIDRLAGRGGAPVVAGSDDPAGYELVVNATPAGMRPGDPLPVRTERLSPDAFVSDVVTVPEVTPLLAAARARGCGTRTGTGMFEAVRDRMVAFLLAD; encoded by the coding sequence ATGGCGGAGCTTCCTGCCGCGCCCGCCGGCGCCATCCGGCTGGATGGCGCCACCCGGCTGCACGTCATCATCGGCGACCCGATCGCCCAGGTGAAATCGCCCGACGGCGTCAGCCGGGCCCTCGCCGCACGCGGGCTGAACGCCGTTCTGGTGCCCATCCAAGTGCCGCCGGATGCGGTGGCGGGCTTCGTGCGCGGCGCCAGCCTGGCGCGGAACCTGGACGGCATCATCGTCACCGTGCCGCACAAGTTCGCCGCCGCGTCGCTCTGCGACACGCTCACCGACCGCGCCCGCTTCCTCGGCGCGGTGAACGTGATGCGGCGCAACCCCGATGGCGGCTGGCACGGCGACATGACGGATGGCGAGGGCCATGTCGCCAGCCTGCGCGCCGGGGGATGCGAACCCGCCGGGCGGCGCGCGCTGCTGGTCGGCTCCGGCGGCGCGGGCACGGCCATCGCGCTCGCGCTGCACGAGGCGGGGGTGGCGGAGCTGGCGATCCACGATGCCGACGCGGCGCGGCGCGACCAGCTGATCGATCGCCTCGCCGGGCGCGGCGGCGCGCCGGTCGTGGCCGGCAGCGACGACCCGGCGGGCTATGAACTGGTGGTCAACGCCACCCCCGCCGGGATGCGCCCAGGCGACCCGCTGCCGGTGCGGACGGAGCGACTCTCGCCCGATGCCTTCGTCTCGGACGTCGTCACCGTGCCGGAGGTGACGCCGCTGCTCGCCGCCGCCCGCGCCCGCGGCTGCGGCACCCGCACGGGCACCGGCATGTTCGAGGCGGTGCGCGACCGGATGGTGGCGTTCCTGCTGGCGGATTGA
- a CDS encoding Bug family tripartite tricarboxylate transporter substrate binding protein — translation MTFSRRSFGTSALALMTGAAATRPALAQPGYPARQVTVVIPFAAGGATDIVGRVLAQRLSTTLGQPFVPDNRAGAGGIVGSGLVARARPDGYTLLVSPNSTYAMAALLYRTPYDNDTAFTPISLLASNCQAVCVRADSPLRTLADLAAAARAEPRKISYGSGGIGVVNHLSAELFAQRSGVEMLHAPYRGGGPAAQAVLTGEITLSFVDLVTCIPFLRDGAMRALAVTSLERSPHLPDVPTIAESGLPGYQVNSDLALFAPAGLQTPILARLAEATAEAMRSDEVRERLLPLAIEPVGGTPAEFPAYFAAETSKWRQVIRERNITVE, via the coding sequence ATGACATTCAGCCGACGCAGCTTCGGGACCTCGGCCCTGGCACTGATGACGGGGGCGGCCGCCACGCGCCCCGCCCTGGCCCAGCCGGGCTATCCGGCGCGGCAGGTGACGGTCGTCATTCCCTTCGCCGCCGGCGGCGCCACGGACATCGTCGGGCGTGTCCTGGCGCAGCGCCTGTCCACCACGCTCGGCCAGCCCTTCGTTCCCGACAACCGCGCCGGGGCGGGTGGCATCGTCGGCTCCGGCCTCGTCGCCCGCGCGCGGCCGGACGGCTACACGCTGCTGGTCAGCCCCAACAGCACCTACGCGATGGCGGCGCTGCTCTACCGGACGCCCTACGACAACGACACGGCGTTCACGCCGATCAGCCTGCTCGCCAGCAACTGCCAGGCGGTCTGCGTGCGTGCCGACTCCCCCCTCCGGACGCTCGCCGACCTGGCGGCCGCCGCCCGGGCGGAGCCGCGGAAGATCAGCTACGGCTCCGGCGGCATCGGCGTCGTCAACCACCTCTCGGCCGAGCTCTTCGCCCAGCGCTCGGGCGTGGAGATGCTGCACGCCCCCTATCGCGGCGGCGGACCGGCGGCGCAGGCCGTGCTGACCGGGGAGATCACCCTCTCCTTCGTCGATCTGGTCACCTGCATCCCGTTCCTCCGGGACGGCGCAATGCGCGCGCTGGCCGTGACCTCGCTGGAGCGCAGCCCGCATCTGCCGGACGTGCCGACCATCGCCGAATCCGGCCTGCCCGGCTACCAGGTCAACTCCGACCTCGCCCTCTTCGCCCCGGCCGGCCTGCAGACGCCGATCCTGGCACGCCTTGCGGAGGCCACCGCCGAGGCGATGCGATCCGACGAGGTGCGCGAGCGGCTGCTGCCGTTGGCGATCGAGCCGGTTGGCGGCACGCCGGCCGAGTTCCCCGCCTACTTCGCGGCGGAAACCAGCAAGTGGCGCCAGGTCATCCGCGAGCGGAACATCACGGTGGAGTAG
- a CDS encoding FAD-dependent oxidoreductase, with translation MMNLDLAALAEDAAYDLVVVGAGGAGMAAALFGALEGQTVLLVEHEAVVGGTTAWSGATTWIPGTQHAASVGSGPEDSAVAAEFMRRTVGNRSSEALRAAFLRNGPAAIARLEAETPVNFRARPLHPDYIQDVEGATLRGRALEPLPFDGRLLGEDLALVRPPIPEFTVLGGMMVDRDDIPHLLKMTKSAKSFVYSAKLLARYGMDRLRHSRGTRLLMGNALVGRLLYALKRKGVALLTRTKVERLLLGEGGIEGVALRQGDTRRVVRARKGVVMATGGFNRHPKRRAEMLHQPTPAYSPAAPGHTGELHDLALAAGARYAEGGLDNAFWAPCSVRKRPDGTTAVFPHFVLDRSKPGTLCVDQTGQRFVNESTSYHLFVRAMFEANRTRPTIPCFIVTDAEGLRRYGLGMVRPNASPKALAPFLADGYLTEAPTPEALAGKLGMDPAHLRDAVAAMNRYAQTGVDEEFGRGTTDYHKVNGDASRGFPNPTMGPIGTAPFYAVKLYPGDIGASTGMVTDADAQVLGPDDRPIGGLYAVGNDMQSIMGGVYNAPGITIGPGITFAYAAARHAAGRDGQASVAPARGKAA, from the coding sequence ATGATGAACCTGGATCTCGCCGCCCTCGCCGAGGACGCGGCCTACGACCTCGTCGTGGTCGGCGCCGGCGGCGCGGGCATGGCGGCGGCGCTGTTCGGCGCGCTGGAAGGCCAGACCGTGCTGCTGGTGGAGCATGAGGCGGTGGTCGGCGGCACCACCGCCTGGTCCGGCGCCACCACCTGGATTCCCGGCACGCAGCACGCGGCGAGCGTCGGCTCCGGCCCCGAGGACAGCGCCGTCGCGGCGGAGTTCATGCGCCGCACCGTCGGCAACCGCTCCAGCGAGGCGCTGCGCGCCGCCTTCCTGCGCAACGGCCCGGCCGCCATCGCGCGGCTGGAGGCGGAGACGCCGGTGAACTTCCGCGCCCGGCCCCTGCACCCGGACTACATCCAGGACGTGGAGGGCGCGACGCTGCGCGGCCGCGCGCTGGAGCCGCTGCCCTTCGACGGGCGGCTGCTGGGCGAGGACCTGGCGCTGGTGCGGCCACCCATCCCGGAATTCACCGTGCTGGGCGGGATGATGGTGGACCGCGACGACATCCCACATCTGCTGAAGATGACGAAGTCGGCGAAGTCCTTCGTCTATTCCGCGAAGCTGCTGGCCCGCTACGGCATGGACCGGCTGCGCCATTCGCGCGGCACGCGGCTGCTGATGGGCAACGCGCTGGTCGGCCGCCTGCTCTATGCGCTGAAGCGGAAGGGCGTCGCGCTGCTGACGCGGACGAAGGTGGAGCGGCTGCTGCTGGGCGAGGGCGGCATTGAGGGCGTGGCGCTGCGCCAGGGCGACACACGCCGCGTGGTGCGGGCGCGCAAGGGCGTGGTGATGGCGACCGGCGGCTTCAACCGGCATCCGAAGCGCCGGGCGGAGATGCTGCACCAGCCGACGCCCGCCTACAGCCCCGCAGCCCCCGGCCATACCGGCGAGCTGCACGACCTCGCCCTCGCCGCCGGCGCCCGCTATGCCGAGGGCGGGCTGGACAACGCCTTCTGGGCGCCGTGCTCCGTGCGCAAGCGCCCGGACGGCACCACAGCGGTCTTCCCGCACTTCGTGCTGGACCGCAGCAAGCCGGGCACGCTCTGCGTCGACCAGACGGGGCAGCGCTTCGTCAACGAATCCACCTCCTACCACCTCTTCGTCCGCGCCATGTTCGAGGCGAACCGGACGCGCCCCACCATCCCGTGCTTCATCGTCACCGATGCGGAGGGGCTGCGGCGCTACGGCCTGGGCATGGTGCGGCCGAATGCCTCGCCCAAGGCCCTCGCGCCCTTCCTGGCCGATGGCTACCTGACCGAGGCGCCGACGCCGGAAGCCCTGGCCGGCAAGCTGGGGATGGACCCCGCCCACCTGCGCGACGCCGTCGCGGCGATGAACCGCTACGCGCAGACCGGGGTGGATGAGGAGTTCGGGCGCGGCACCACCGACTATCACAAGGTCAACGGCGACGCCTCGCGCGGCTTCCCCAACCCGACCATGGGCCCCATCGGCACCGCGCCCTTCTACGCGGTGAAGCTCTACCCCGGCGACATCGGCGCCTCGACCGGCATGGTGACGGATGCGGACGCGCAGGTGCTGGGCCCCGACGACCGGCCGATCGGCGGCCTCTATGCCGTGGGCAACGACATGCAGTCGATCATGGGCGGCGTCTACAACGCCCCCGGCATCACCATCGGGCCGGGCATCACCTTCGCCTACGCCGCCGCCCGCCACGCCGCGGGGAGGGACGGCCAGGCGTCCGTCGCGCCGGCGCGCGGCAAGGCGGCGTGA
- a CDS encoding SDR family NAD(P)-dependent oxidoreductase, translated as MNRIDLDGLRAVITGGAGGLGEAIAARFVASGATVSLWDLDRDAAAAVAARTGATEARAVDVTTAESVDEAMAGTVAALGGLDILVTAAGATGPNLPLEETPPEAWRRNLELNLFGVFLCCRAAVPHLRRSAQGRIVNIASIAGKEGNAGQSSYSAGKAGVIALTKSLGKELADTPIRVNAIAPAVIETPLLAQMPEAMYRAVLARVPLGRPGKGAEVAAMVAWLCSAECSFSTGATFDLSGGRATY; from the coding sequence ATGAACCGCATCGACCTCGACGGGCTGCGCGCCGTCATCACCGGCGGGGCCGGCGGGCTGGGCGAGGCGATCGCCGCGCGCTTCGTGGCATCCGGCGCCACCGTCTCGCTCTGGGACCTGGACCGCGACGCCGCCGCGGCCGTCGCCGCGCGCACCGGCGCGACGGAGGCGCGCGCCGTGGACGTGACGACGGCGGAGAGCGTGGACGAGGCCATGGCGGGGACCGTGGCGGCGCTGGGCGGGCTCGACATCCTCGTTACCGCGGCCGGCGCCACCGGACCGAACCTGCCGCTGGAGGAGACGCCGCCCGAGGCGTGGCGCCGCAACCTGGAGCTGAACCTGTTCGGCGTCTTCCTCTGCTGCCGCGCCGCCGTGCCGCATCTGCGCCGCTCGGCGCAGGGGCGGATCGTCAACATCGCCTCCATCGCCGGCAAGGAAGGCAATGCGGGGCAGTCGAGCTACTCGGCCGGCAAGGCGGGGGTGATCGCGCTGACCAAGTCGCTGGGCAAGGAGCTGGCGGACACGCCCATCCGCGTGAACGCCATCGCGCCGGCCGTCATCGAGACGCCGCTGCTCGCCCAGATGCCGGAGGCGATGTACCGCGCCGTGCTGGCCCGGGTGCCGCTCGGCCGCCCCGGCAAGGGAGCGGAGGTGGCGGCGATGGTCGCCTGGCTCTGCTCCGCCGAATGCTCCTTCTCCACCGGCGCCACCTTCGACCTGTCCGGCGGGCGGGCGACCTACTGA
- a CDS encoding Gfo/Idh/MocA family protein, giving the protein MSIAVAVIGAGVIGRAHIRILAALAPEQGRLAAIVDPTEAGAELAARLGVPHFREAEAMLDTVRPDGAVIATPNALHVPGARACIDRGVAMLIEKPIADDLDAAAAVAEAAERADVPLLVGHFRRHNPVMGAARRLIREGRLGRLVAVSADSLVLKPDPYFDIAWRREAGGGPVLINLVHDIDALRFLCGEIDTVQAVTGSAARGFAVEDTAAVLLRFRSGALATITLSDAVPSPWCWDQTSGENADFARHRANAYRICGTEASLEMPEMALWRYAGTRGWGQPLTREVLAVPPRDPLAEQMRHFLRVIRREEAPLVSGRDGVATLAATLAVKRSAETGEAVRPGAALEPVA; this is encoded by the coding sequence GTGTCCATTGCAGTCGCCGTGATCGGCGCGGGGGTGATCGGCCGGGCGCATATCCGAATCCTGGCGGCGCTGGCGCCGGAGCAGGGCCGCCTCGCCGCCATCGTCGATCCCACCGAAGCGGGCGCGGAGCTCGCGGCACGGCTGGGCGTGCCGCATTTCCGCGAGGCGGAGGCGATGCTCGACACGGTGCGGCCGGACGGCGCGGTCATCGCGACGCCGAATGCCCTGCACGTCCCCGGCGCCCGCGCCTGCATCGACCGCGGCGTCGCCATGCTGATCGAGAAGCCGATCGCCGACGATCTCGACGCCGCCGCCGCCGTCGCGGAGGCGGCGGAGCGCGCCGACGTCCCGCTGCTGGTCGGGCATTTCCGCCGCCACAACCCGGTGATGGGCGCGGCGCGACGGCTGATCCGCGAAGGACGCCTCGGCCGCCTCGTCGCCGTCAGCGCGGATTCCCTGGTGCTGAAGCCCGACCCCTATTTCGACATCGCCTGGCGGCGGGAGGCGGGCGGCGGGCCGGTGCTGATCAACCTCGTCCACGACATCGATGCGCTGCGCTTCCTCTGCGGCGAGATCGACACCGTGCAGGCCGTCACCGGCAGCGCCGCGCGGGGCTTCGCGGTGGAGGACACCGCCGCCGTGCTGCTGCGCTTCCGCTCCGGCGCGCTGGCGACGATCACCCTCTCCGATGCCGTGCCCTCGCCCTGGTGCTGGGACCAGACCTCCGGCGAGAACGCGGATTTCGCGCGGCACCGGGCCAATGCCTATCGGATCTGCGGCACGGAGGCGTCGCTGGAGATGCCGGAGATGGCGCTGTGGCGCTACGCCGGCACCCGCGGCTGGGGTCAGCCGCTGACGCGCGAGGTGCTGGCCGTGCCGCCGCGCGACCCGCTGGCGGAGCAGATGCGCCACTTCCTGCGCGTCATCCGGCGGGAGGAGGCGCCGCTCGTCTCCGGCCGCGACGGGGTGGCGACGCTGGCCGCGACGCTCGCGGTGAAGCGCTCGGCCGAGACGGGCGAGGCCGTGCGACCCGGCGCCGCGCTGGAGCCGGTGGCATGA
- a CDS encoding NAD-dependent epimerase/dehydratase family protein, translating into MRVLLTGGSGFLGAWILRRLLIEGMTCRVFDLRPDPRLAREVAGVGADDPRVEWRAGDVRDGDAMQAAAAGCGGLIHLVGLLTPACAANPVLGAEVNLIGSLHAFLAARSAGIGRVVYASSAAVFGPQDGHTPCPTTQYGATKLAVEGAARAFWRDAGIASTGFRPYVVYGPGREGGLTAAPSLACRAAARGEPYVIPYTGASGMVFAGDVAAAFVAALGCDRPGAEVFNLNGETADTDALIAAIRRVEPGADLRAEGPPLPFPAALAPDGLEAALPGLPRTTLADGLARTIAHEREQAPPRRAREDA; encoded by the coding sequence ATGCGCGTCCTGCTGACGGGCGGCAGCGGCTTCCTCGGCGCCTGGATCCTGCGGCGCCTGCTCATCGAGGGGATGACCTGCCGCGTGTTCGACCTGCGCCCCGATCCGCGCCTGGCGCGGGAGGTCGCGGGCGTCGGGGCGGATGATCCGCGCGTGGAGTGGCGGGCCGGCGACGTGCGCGACGGCGACGCGATGCAGGCGGCGGCCGCGGGCTGCGGCGGGCTGATCCACCTCGTCGGGCTGCTCACCCCCGCCTGCGCCGCGAACCCGGTGCTGGGGGCGGAGGTGAACCTGATCGGCTCGCTGCACGCCTTCCTGGCCGCGCGATCCGCCGGGATCGGCCGCGTGGTCTATGCCAGCAGCGCCGCCGTCTTCGGGCCGCAGGACGGGCACACCCCCTGCCCCACGACGCAGTACGGCGCCACCAAGCTCGCGGTGGAGGGCGCCGCCCGCGCCTTCTGGCGCGATGCCGGCATCGCCAGCACCGGCTTCCGCCCCTATGTCGTCTACGGCCCCGGGCGCGAGGGCGGGCTGACCGCCGCCCCCAGCCTCGCCTGCCGCGCCGCCGCGCGGGGCGAGCCCTACGTCATTCCCTATACCGGCGCCTCGGGCATGGTCTTCGCCGGGGATGTCGCCGCCGCCTTCGTCGCCGCGCTGGGCTGCGACCGTCCGGGCGCCGAGGTCTTCAACCTGAACGGCGAGACCGCCGACACGGACGCGCTGATCGCCGCGATCCGCCGCGTGGAGCCGGGGGCCGACCTGCGCGCCGAGGGGCCGCCGCTGCCCTTCCCCGCCGCGCTGGCGCCGGACGGGCTGGAGGCGGCGCTGCCCGGCCTGCCGCGCACGACGCTGGCCGATGGCCTCGCCCGCACCATCGCCCATGAAAGAGAGCAGGCCCCGCCGCGACGGGCCAGGGAGGACGCATGA
- a CDS encoding branched-chain amino acid ABC transporter permease translates to MLDILLSQAVNGLVLGFLYVLIAIGLSIIFGMLGIVNFAHGAFFALGAYFAVSLYQSFGWIAVPLAPLLVGALGMAVEFLLVRRLYGKEPLISLILTFALALLIEALIRLVWGAGGQPFSPPPFLTGFVEWGPVLITTYRLAVLVTTVAILVALWAFLSFTPYGRILRAGSRDAEMVSLLGINLPWVLTGVFGLGCMLAGTAGLLAAPLWTVTPSMAAGAVMPAFVIVTIGGLGSYAGAVVAGLLVGLVTAMSIQFWPEASAASMYVLMAAILLIRPRGLFGERWERFE, encoded by the coding sequence ATGCTCGACATCCTCCTGTCGCAGGCCGTCAACGGCCTGGTGCTGGGCTTCCTCTACGTGCTGATCGCCATCGGCCTGTCGATCATCTTCGGCATGCTGGGCATCGTGAACTTCGCCCATGGCGCCTTCTTCGCGCTCGGCGCCTACTTCGCCGTCTCGCTCTACCAGTCCTTCGGCTGGATCGCCGTGCCCCTGGCCCCGCTGCTGGTCGGCGCGCTGGGGATGGCGGTGGAGTTCCTGCTGGTGCGCCGGCTCTACGGCAAGGAACCGCTGATCAGCCTGATCCTGACCTTCGCCCTGGCGCTGCTGATCGAGGCGCTGATCCGCCTCGTCTGGGGCGCGGGCGGCCAGCCCTTCTCGCCGCCGCCCTTCCTGACGGGCTTCGTCGAATGGGGGCCGGTGCTGATCACCACCTACCGCCTGGCCGTGCTGGTCACGACGGTCGCGATCCTCGTGGCGCTCTGGGCCTTCCTCTCCTTCACGCCCTATGGCCGCATCCTGCGCGCCGGCTCGCGCGACGCGGAGATGGTCAGCCTGCTCGGCATCAACCTGCCCTGGGTGCTGACCGGCGTCTTCGGCCTGGGCTGCATGCTGGCGGGCACGGCGGGGCTGCTGGCCGCGCCGCTCTGGACCGTCACCCCCTCCATGGCGGCGGGCGCGGTGATGCCCGCCTTCGTCATCGTCACCATCGGCGGCCTCGGCTCCTATGCCGGGGCGGTGGTCGCGGGCCTGCTGGTCGGGCTGGTGACCGCGATGAGCATCCAGTTCTGGCCCGAGGCCTCCGCCGCGTCGATGTACGTGCTGATGGCCGCCATCCTGCTGATCCGGCCGCGCGGCCTGTTCGGCGAGCGCTGGGAGCGCTTCGAATGA